The Pseudonocardia sp. HH130630-07 DNA window CGGGATCCGGGCCGTTCCGTGTTCCGGGCCGTTCGGTGTTCCGGGCCGTTTGCCCGGTGGCCCGCCGGGTAGCCGACCGTGGTGCCGGTGGGTGCGGTGCCGTCCCCCCCGCCCGCACCCGCCGGCACTCGTCCGTGGTGACCATCGGACGGACGGACGACCGCGAGGAGACCGCGTGCCCGACAACCCGACCGCCCAGCAGCAGGACCCGCCCGGCGGCACCGGACCGATGAACCCGCACCCGCGCGACGAGATGCGCGACTACCGGGGCCGGGACCTGCTCGCCGGCCAGGTCGCGCTGGTGACCGGCGGCGACTCCGGGATCGGCCGCGCGGTGTGTGTGGCGTTCGCCAAGGAGGGCGCCGACGTCGCGCTGGCCTACCTGTCCGAGGACGGCGACGCCGAGCACACCGCCGAGCTCGTCCGGGCCCAGGGCCGGCGCTGCCTGACCCTGCGCGGCGATCTCGGCGACGCCGGGCACTGCGCGGAGATCGTCCGGCGCACCGTGGACGAGCTGGGCCGGCTCGACGTGCTGGTGAACAACGTCGCCACCCAGGAGCCGTACGACTCGCTGTCCGACATCACCGACGAGAAGTGGCTGCGCACGTTCGAGGTGAACATCCACAGCTTCTTCCGGGTCACCCGGGCCGCGCTGGACCATCTCCCGGACGGCGGGGCGATCATCAACACCGGGTCGGTGAACGGGCTGCGCGGCAACCCGACGCTGATCGACTACTCGGCGACCAAGGGCGCGGTGCAGTCACTGACGCACTCGCTCGCGCAGTCGCTGACCGGGCGCCGGATCCGGGTCAACTGCGTGGCTCCAGGTCCGGTGTGGACACCGTTGATCCCGGCGACGATGCCGGCGGACACCGTGGCCGGCTTCGGCGAGCAGACGCCGATGGGCCGGGCCGCGCAGCCCGACGAGATCGCCCCGTCGTACGTGTTCTTCGCCGCCCCGGCCCTGTCGTCCTACTACACCGGCGAGGTACTCGCCCCGGTCGGCGGCGAGACCATGCCGGGCTGACCCCACCGGGCCCCGCTCTCCCCGACCCGCCCCCGCTCCCGCCCGATCCCGCACTCATGGAGCTTCGGCCCGGTCACCCGAGGCCGAAGCTCCATGAGTGGAACCGGGGCGGGGTGTGGGAGGTGGGTCAGGAGTCCGTCTCGGTGATCTCGGCGCCCTCGGCCGCGCGCTGGACCGACTCGCAGCCCTTCTTCGCGGCCGCCTTCGTCTCGTAGGCCTCGCCGACGGCGACGACCTGCCCGTTGGTGGCCTTCAGCCGGAACCGGAACTTGCCGCCGCGGTCCTCGTACACCTCGAACTTGCCTGCCATGACGGGCCTCCTCGTCCTCGTGCGGAGCGATGGCTGTCGCTCCTGTCGACGGACCTGGACGTTAGGCCATTCGGCCTAACGATGCGGGTCGGAACGGCCGCCCGTGCGGGATACCTTTCGGGTGACGCACGATCGTGCAGCCGACGTTCCTCATCCGGCGCGGCCGGCGCCGTCGTCGGGACGGGTCAGCGCCCGCAGCTCGCGCGAGAGCAGCTCCAGGCCGTGGATCCGGGCGTGCAGGGCCTCGATCCGGGACTCGGCGGCCGTCCGGTACAGCTCGATCCGGCGACGGCGGTCGTCGTCCACCGGGCCACCGGCCCGCAGCTCGGTCCTGGCCGCGTCCATCGTGGACAGCAGGTCGAGGATCTGTTCCGGGTCGAGGTCGAGCGGGCGCAACGTCTTGACGAAGCGGAGCCGTTCCACGTCGTCCTCGGTGTAGAGGCGGAAACCGCCCGCGCTGCGCGCCGACGGTGTCACCAGGCCCAGCTCGTCCCAGTGCCGGATCGTCCGCAACGACAGGCCGACCCGGCCCGCCACCTCGCCGATCTGTTGCACGCGTCCCTCCTCGCAGGCGAACGGCGACGGTACCGTCGCGGTCCGGCGCCGGCGTTCAGCGGGCTCTCAGCGGGGGCGTCGTTCTCAGTGCTCGCACAGCGAGCGGTTCCTACGGTGATCCCCATGCCGACAGCACTGGTCACCGGGGGAAGTCGCGGGCTCGGAGAGGCGTACGCCCGAGAGCTCGGCGAACGCGGGTACTCCGTCGTCCTCGTCGGGAGCGACCGCGCACCCCTCGATGCCGCGGCCGAGCGGGTCGGGCGGGCCACCGGCGCCATCGTCGAGACCCTGGTGGCGGACCTGGCCGACCCGGCCGGGATCGCCGCCGTCGAGCACCGCCTCGTCGACCGCTACCTGCCGATCGAGCTGCTGGTGAACAACGCGGGCGTGGAGTGCGACGGCAGGCCCGCCGTCGCGCCGGCCGGTGACCGCGCCGCTGAGGTCGACGGCAAGGTCGCCGCGTTGGTGCGGCTCACCCGGGTGGCCGTCGCGACGATGGGCGGGCGCGGCCGGGGTGGCGTCCTCAACGTCGCCGGTCTCACCGGGGACCCGTCGTCCGGAGAGCACGCCTACGGCGAACTGCGGTCCCGGGTGCTGGCGTTCACCGAGTCGGTGACGGCCTCCCTGCCGGGGACCGGGGTCGCCGTGACGGCCGTCGTCGCCGGTCGGGTCCGGGCCGAGCACGACCCGGCCGGACCGCGGCTGGACCCGGCGGTGGTGGCGTGCCGGTCACTGGACGATCTCGCCCGGCGGCGGCCGGTGTCGGTGCCCGGCCGGGTCCACCGGGCGCTCGCGGGGCACCTCGGATCGCCGCGGACCGCGGTGCGCCTCGCGGCCCGGCTCGCCGGCCGCGGCCGGGAGGGCTGTGCGGGGTCCGGTCACGGCCGTGGCGGCGACGCCGGGACCACCCGGCCGTCGCCGGTGCCCGGCCCGTTCCGGGGTGCGCCGTCGCCGGTCCGGCCCGCCGACGACGCCGGTCTGCTCCCGGCGCTGCCGATCCGCCCGGCGCTCGCCCCGGCCGGGCACGGTCTCCGGTCCGGCCGCCCGGCCGGTGCGCGCCGGGCCGTCCGGTGGTCCGCGCCGCTGCCGGGACTGCCGGAGCTGCCGGTCCTGCAGCGCCCGGTGCAGCCCGGCCGGCCGGACCCGGTCACGGTCCCGGTCGCCGCGGGGTGATCCCGCGGCCCGCGCGGAGCGTCGAGGAAAGCGGCATTCCGGACAGATGTGACGAGCGTCGCGATCATCGCGGGTGTCGGGAACGGGACGGGATGCCCTAGCGTTCGGCAGGACGAAGGGGAGTACTCCCGAACACGGCGGCATCGTCAGTACGGAACCGCGAGCGGATCCCGGTGCCACCGGTCCACGTGTCACGTGGGCGGAGGAGACCTTCAGCGCCCCCCCAACCGCGCTGGAGGAAATCCGCATGAACGTCCCCCTCTGGGTGTGGCTCGCCACGGTCGCCGTGGTCGTCGGCATGCTCGTCTTCGACTTCGTCGGCCACGCCCGCGACCCGCACGAGCCCACCCTGCGAGAGTCCGCGATCTGGTCGGTCGGCTACATCGCGATCGCCCTGCTGTTCGGCGTCGGTGTCGGTGTGTTCTCCGGCTGGCAGTACGGCGGCGAGTACATGGCCGGCTGGCTGACCGAGAAGGCGCTGTCGGTCGACAACCTGTTCGTCTTCCTGCTGATCATGACCAGCTTCGCGGTGCCGAAGGTGCACCAGCAGAAGGTGCTGCTGATCGGTATCGCGATCGCGATCGTCATGCGCGGTGCGTTCATCGCGGTCGGCGCGGTGATCATCGAGCAGTTCGTCGCCGTCTTCTACCTGTTCGCGATCATCCTGTTCTGGCTGGCCTGGTCGCAGATCCGCGAGGCGCTGTCGTCGGAGGACAAGGAGTCCGACGCCGGTGACTCCCGGCTGATCCGGATGGTCCGCCGGGTGCTGCCGACCTCCACCGAGTACGACGGCGCCAACCTCACCACCCGGATCGACGGCAAGCGCCTGCTGACGCCGATGGCCCTGGTCATCGTGGCGATCGGCCTGACCGACCTGCTGTTCGCGTTCGACTCGATCCCGGCGATCTTCGGCCTGACCCAGGAGCCGTTCCTGGTGTTCACCGCGAACGCCTTCGCCCTGCTCGGCCTGCGCCAGCTGTACTTCCTCATCGGCGGGCTGCTGGAGCGGCTGATCTACCTGGCGCACGGGCTCTCGGTCATCCTCGCCTTCATCGGCGTGAAGCTGACCCTGCACGCGCTGCACGAGAACAACGTGCCGTTCATCAACGGGGGACAGCCGGTGCCGGTCCCGGAGGTGCCGATCTGGCTGTCGCTGCTGGTCATCACCGGGACCATCGCGGTCGCCGCGGTCGCCAGCCTGGTCGTGTCGAGGCGCCGCGCCGCGGCGGGCACCGGTGCGGACGCGCCGTCGCCCGCGGTGGGCTCCGACGACGACACGACCGGACGGCCCGCGTCCGGGACACCGGACGGCTCCGCCCCGGCGACGACCGACGGCTCCGGCGCCGATCCGGCCCGCCCGGCCGGCACCCGCCGGTAACCGACCCGGCCCCGCCCTTTCCCCGGCCCCGCACCGCTGACCGGACGGTGCAGCTCTCCCCGGCGTGTCCGGCTGCGGGGGCGGGGGTGCGGGCCGGGGGAGGCGTGCCGGTGGGACGTGGTGAGCCGCTCATCGCTCCGGCACGCGGAGTTTTGTCCGTTTAGCTACGATGGGCGGGGTCCGCCGGAGTCTCGGAATCCCTGGTCGCGAGCCGGGGCCGGGGAGGAGGAACCATGTCCGCCACACTGCCGCCCCCGCCGTCGTCGCAGCCTGCCGACGGGGTACCGGATCCCGACCCGCGGTCCGGGGCCCGCCCGCTCGACCGGGCCGAGGAGCGGGCGCTGTCCGGTCTGGAGGGTGAGCTGCGCCGGTCGGACCCGGGGCTCGACTCCGAGATGGCCGTCCTCGAGGACTCCGCGCGGTCCGCGGCTCCCGGCGGCTCGGCCGACCGGGTGCTGCAGGCCGTCGCGGTCGCGGTGATCGTCCTCGTCCTCGTGCCGACGGACTGGCTCGCCGGGTTCCTGTCGTTCGGGCTGCTGCTCGGGGTGCCCGCCGCGATGGCCCTCATCGCGGCCCGGGCCCGGCGCGAGGGCATCGCCCGGCGGGACGGTGCCACCGGCGAGGAGCCCCGCGACCGGTGACGCACCGGCGCTGACGACGCCGCGGGTACGGCCGGGCCGACCCGGCGGGCAACGGCCCTCCGCCGCGTCGGACCGGACGCCGGCCCGGGGTCAGGCGTCCGGCGCCGCGACGGCGGCCGCGGTCGGGTCCGTCGTCGTGGCGACGGTGGGCAGGCCGAGGTGCTCGCGCAGCGTCGTCCCGGTGTACTCGGTGCGGAACGAGCCACGCTCCTGCAGCAGCGGCACCACCCGGTCGGCGAACTCGTCGAGCCCGCCCGGTGTCACGTGCGGGACGAGGACGTAGCCGTCGGCGGCGTCGGACTGGACGGCGTCGTCGATCGCCGCCGCGACCGTCGCCGGGGTGCCGACGAAGGTGTGCCGGGCGGTGGTCTCGATGACGGTCTCGCGCAGCGACAGGTTCTTCTCCGCCGCGAGCGCCCGCCACTGGTCGGCCACGGCCTTCGGGTCGCGGTACTGCCGCACGCTCGCCCGCCCCTTCGAGACCAGCTCGCCCTCGACCGGGTCGAACTCGGGCAGCGGGCCGTCCGGGTCGCGGCCGGACAGGTCGGTGTTCCAGAGCTGCTCCGCGAACACGATCGCGGTCTGCGGGCTCACCTGCTGGTGCCGCACGACCTCGGCGCGTTCGGCCGCCTCGGCGTCGGTGTCGCCGAGCACGAACGTGGCCGCCGGGAGGATCTTCAGGTCGTCCCACGCACGGCCGTAGCGGGCGAGGCGGCCCTTCACGTCGGCGAGGAACGCGCGGCCGGCCGCCGGCTCGGCGTGCCGGGAGAAGATCGCGTCGGCGGACGCGGCCGCGAACTCCCGGCCCTCCTCGGAGTCGCCGGCCTGCAGGATCACCGGCCGGCCCTGCGGGCTGCGGGGCAGCGCGAACCGCCCGCGGACGTCGAACTGGTCGGAGACGACGTCGAAGGTGCCGCGGTCCTGCGGCCCGGAGCGCGAGTCCCAGATCGCGGCCGCGGCGGCGAGCTGCTCCTTCGCCCGCGAGTACCGCTTCTCCTTCGGCAGGAAGCCGCCCCGCCGGAAGTTCTCGCCGGTGAAGGCGTCCCACGAGGTCACGACGTTCCAGGCGGCCCGCCCGCCGGACAGGTGGTCCAGCGAGGCGAACTGGCGGGCCACGTCGTACGGCTCGGTGAACGTCGAGTTGATCGTCCCGGCCAGCCCCAGCCGCTCGGTGACCGCGGCCAGCGCGTTCAGCACCGTGAAGGTGTCCGGGCGGCCCATCACGTCGAGGTCGTAGATCTCCCCGCGGTGCTCGCGCAGCCGCAGCCCCTCGGCGAGGAACAGGAAGTCGAACCTCGCCCGCTCCGCGGTGCGGGCGAAGTGTGCGAACGACTCGAACGCGATGTGGCTCCCGGACGCCGGATCGCTCCACACCGTCGTGTTGTTGACGCCCGGGAAGTGCGCGGCCAGATGGATCTGCTTGCGCGCCATGTCGGTGCCTCCGGTTCGCGGTACGGGGTCCTACCGGTGCAACACCCGCCGCGCGACCGTGTTCCCGGCCAGCTGCGCCAGCTGCACGATGACCACGATGACGGCGACGGTCAGCAGCGTGACCGGCCAGTTGAACTGCTGGTAGCCGTAGGCGATCGCGAAGTCGCCCAGCCCGCCGCCGCCCACGTACCCGGCCATCGCCGACATGTCGACCACGGCGATGAAGGTGAACGTGTAGCCGAGCACCAGGGGCGCCAGCGCCTCGGGCACCAGCACGCTCCAGACGATCCGGAACCGGCTCGCCCCCATCGCCCGCGCGGCCTCCACGACGGCCGGGTCGACCGACACCAGGTTCTGCTCGACGATCCGACCGATGAAGAACGTCGCCATCGCGACCATCGGGAACAGCACCGAGCGGGTGCCGATCGTCGTGCCCATCACCAGCAGCGTCAGCGGGCCGACGGCGGTGATGAAGATGATGAACGGGATCGGCCGCACCAGGTTCACCAGCACGTTGAGCACGCCGAACACCGCGCGGTTGGCGAACAGGCCACCGGCCCGGGTGGTGTGCAGCGCGACGCCGAGCAGCAGGCCCAGCACGCCCGCGAGCAGCATCGTCCAGAACACCATGTAGACGGTCTGGGCGAGGGCCAGCCAGAGCACCGGCTGCAGTGTGGTCCAGTCGGTGTTCATGCGGGCTCCGTCACCCGGGCGGTCCGGGACAGCTCGTCGATACAGGACTGCACGGCCGGGTCGTCGCCGGTCAGCTGCAGGGTGAGGCTCCCGACCGGGCGCCCGGCCAGCTCCCGGACGCCGCCGTGCACGACGGTGCCGCGCACCCCGTGCCCGGCCGGGACCCGGGAGATCGCGTCCAGGGTCTCGGCGGCCGGGGCACCGGCCCCGCCGACCGCGACGGTCACCAGCCGTCCGGGGTGGCGTGCGCGCAGCCGGGCCACCGTCTCCGCGGACGGCTCGTCGTGCCGGACGCCGTGCACGAACCGGGCGGTCGCCGGGTGCGACGGCGCGGCGAACACGTCGTACACGTCGCCCTGCTCGATGACCGCGCCGCGTTCCATCACCACGACCCGGTCGCAGATCGCCGCGACCACCTCCATCTCGTGGGTGATCACCACGACCGTGGTCCCCAGCTCGCGGTTGACCCGGCGCAGCAGCGCGAGGACCTCGCGGGTGGTCTCCGGGTCGAGCGCGCTGGTGGCCTCGTCGGCCAGCAGGATCGACGGCGACGTCGCGAGCGCCCGCGCGATGCCGACCCGCTGCTTCTGCCCGCCGGAGAGCCGGGCCGGGTAGCGCCCGGCGAGCTCGGACAGCCCGACGAACTCCAGCAGCTCCGCGACCCGCGCCCGGCGTGACTCCCGGGACCAGCCCGCGACCCGCAGCGGGTAGCCGACGTTGCCGGCCACCGTGCGGGAGTTCAGCAGCGCGAACTGCTGGAAGATCATCCCGACGTCGGCGCGCAGCTCGCGCAGGCCCCGCTCGGTCAGCTCCGAGGTGACCCGGTCCCGCACCGTGACGGTGCCCGACGTCGGCAGCTCCAGGGCGTTGATCATCCGGACCAGGGTCGACTTCCCCGCCCCCGACCAGCCGATCACGCCGGTGATCCCGCCCTCGGTGACGTCGAGGTCCACCGAGTCGACCGCGGTCACGGCGGCCGCCCCGGAGCCCCGGCGGGCGGCGAAGGTGCGGGTCGCGCCGGAGAACGAGATGACCACCGGCGGAGCGGCCGCCGTGCTCATCAGCCGGCCCGCAGCTGCTGCTCGATGCCGGCCAGGGTCTGCTGCAGGTCCTCCGGGGTGTTGTCCCGGAAGACCCCGTCCGCGCCGAGGTCCTTGCGCGCCGCGTCGAGCACCTGCTGGTCGTGGTAGATCCGGACCAGCGTCGCGTAGGCCGGGTCCTGGGCCTGATCGGCCCGGGCGACGAACAGGTTGATGTAGGGCTTCGCGGCGTCGGAGTCCGGGTCCTCGCCGTAGAGCACCTGGTCCGCGGTCAGGTTCGCCGCGGTCGCGAAGTTGTTGTTGACGATCGCCCCGTCGGCGCTCGGCAGGTTCGCCGCGGTCTGGGCGGCGTCGACCGGCGTCACCGTGACCTTCGAGGCCGCCCGGTCGACGTCGGCGGGCGTCGAGGTCGTGGTGCCGCCGTCGGTGAGCTTCAGCAGCCCGGCGGACTGCAGCACGTTCAGCGCCCTGGCCTGGTTGACGGCGTCGTTCGGGATCACGATCTGGCCGCCCTGGGGGACCTGCGCGAGATCGGTGTGCTTCGTCGAGTACAGCGGCAGCGGGTAGACCGCGGTCGCCCCGATCGGGACCAGCGTGTCGTCGTTCTGGACGTTGTAGTTGGCCAGGTACTGCAGGTGCTGGAACTGGTTCAGGTCGAGCTGACCCTGCGACAGCGCCGGGTTCGGCTGGTTGTAGTCGGTGAAGTTGACCAGCTCGACCGTGATGCCCTCGGCGGCGGCCTTCCCGGTGAAGGTGTTCCAGTAGGGCTCCGCGGCGTCGGCCACGCCGATCCGGACGGTCCGGGTGTCCCCGTCACCCCCGGAGCCCGACTCACCGGGTGCGGCGCA harbors:
- a CDS encoding TerC family protein — translated: MNVPLWVWLATVAVVVGMLVFDFVGHARDPHEPTLRESAIWSVGYIAIALLFGVGVGVFSGWQYGGEYMAGWLTEKALSVDNLFVFLLIMTSFAVPKVHQQKVLLIGIAIAIVMRGAFIAVGAVIIEQFVAVFYLFAIILFWLAWSQIREALSSEDKESDAGDSRLIRMVRRVLPTSTEYDGANLTTRIDGKRLLTPMALVIVAIGLTDLLFAFDSIPAIFGLTQEPFLVFTANAFALLGLRQLYFLIGGLLERLIYLAHGLSVILAFIGVKLTLHALHENNVPFINGGQPVPVPEVPIWLSLLVITGTIAVAAVASLVVSRRRAAAGTGADAPSPAVGSDDDTTGRPASGTPDGSAPATTDGSGADPARPAGTRR
- a CDS encoding MerR family transcriptional regulator; the protein is MQQIGEVAGRVGLSLRTIRHWDELGLVTPSARSAGGFRLYTEDDVERLRFVKTLRPLDLDPEQILDLLSTMDAARTELRAGGPVDDDRRRRIELYRTAAESRIEALHARIHGLELLSRELRALTRPDDGAGRAG
- a CDS encoding SDR family NAD(P)-dependent oxidoreductase, with amino-acid sequence MPTALVTGGSRGLGEAYARELGERGYSVVLVGSDRAPLDAAAERVGRATGAIVETLVADLADPAGIAAVEHRLVDRYLPIELLVNNAGVECDGRPAVAPAGDRAAEVDGKVAALVRLTRVAVATMGGRGRGGVLNVAGLTGDPSSGEHAYGELRSRVLAFTESVTASLPGTGVAVTAVVAGRVRAEHDPAGPRLDPAVVACRSLDDLARRRPVSVPGRVHRALAGHLGSPRTAVRLAARLAGRGREGCAGSGHGRGGDAGTTRPSPVPGPFRGAPSPVRPADDAGLLPALPIRPALAPAGHGLRSGRPAGARRAVRWSAPLPGLPELPVLQRPVQPGRPDPVTVPVAAG
- a CDS encoding NtaA/DmoA family FMN-dependent monooxygenase (This protein belongs to a clade of FMN-dependent monooxygenases, within a broader family of flavin-dependent oxidoreductases, the luciferase-like monooxygenase (LMM) family, some of whose members use coenzyme F420 rather than FMN.) codes for the protein MARKQIHLAAHFPGVNNTTVWSDPASGSHIAFESFAHFARTAERARFDFLFLAEGLRLREHRGEIYDLDVMGRPDTFTVLNALAAVTERLGLAGTINSTFTEPYDVARQFASLDHLSGGRAAWNVVTSWDAFTGENFRRGGFLPKEKRYSRAKEQLAAAAAIWDSRSGPQDRGTFDVVSDQFDVRGRFALPRSPQGRPVILQAGDSEEGREFAAASADAIFSRHAEPAAGRAFLADVKGRLARYGRAWDDLKILPAATFVLGDTDAEAAERAEVVRHQQVSPQTAIVFAEQLWNTDLSGRDPDGPLPEFDPVEGELVSKGRASVRQYRDPKAVADQWRALAAEKNLSLRETVIETTARHTFVGTPATVAAAIDDAVQSDAADGYVLVPHVTPGGLDEFADRVVPLLQERGSFRTEYTGTTLREHLGLPTVATTTDPTAAAVAAPDA
- a CDS encoding DUF3040 domain-containing protein, which produces MSATLPPPPSSQPADGVPDPDPRSGARPLDRAEERALSGLEGELRRSDPGLDSEMAVLEDSARSAAPGGSADRVLQAVAVAVIVLVLVPTDWLAGFLSFGLLLGVPAAMALIAARARREGIARRDGATGEEPRDR
- a CDS encoding YegP family protein; protein product: MAGKFEVYEDRGGKFRFRLKATNGQVVAVGEAYETKAAAKKGCESVQRAAEGAEITETDS
- a CDS encoding methionine ABC transporter ATP-binding protein is translated as MSTAAAPPVVISFSGATRTFAARRGSGAAAVTAVDSVDLDVTEGGITGVIGWSGAGKSTLVRMINALELPTSGTVTVRDRVTSELTERGLRELRADVGMIFQQFALLNSRTVAGNVGYPLRVAGWSRESRRARVAELLEFVGLSELAGRYPARLSGGQKQRVGIARALATSPSILLADEATSALDPETTREVLALLRRVNRELGTTVVVITHEMEVVAAICDRVVVMERGAVIEQGDVYDVFAAPSHPATARFVHGVRHDEPSAETVARLRARHPGRLVTVAVGGAGAPAAETLDAISRVPAGHGVRGTVVHGGVRELAGRPVGSLTLQLTGDDPAVQSCIDELSRTARVTEPA
- a CDS encoding methionine ABC transporter permease — its product is MNTDWTTLQPVLWLALAQTVYMVFWTMLLAGVLGLLLGVALHTTRAGGLFANRAVFGVLNVLVNLVRPIPFIIFITAVGPLTLLVMGTTIGTRSVLFPMVAMATFFIGRIVEQNLVSVDPAVVEAARAMGASRFRIVWSVLVPEALAPLVLGYTFTFIAVVDMSAMAGYVGGGGLGDFAIAYGYQQFNWPVTLLTVAVIVVIVQLAQLAGNTVARRVLHR
- a CDS encoding MetQ/NlpA family ABC transporter substrate-binding protein; translation: MRLLRALTVLIPAVVLAVGCAAPGESGSGGDGDTRTVRIGVADAAEPYWNTFTGKAAAEGITVELVNFTDYNQPNPALSQGQLDLNQFQHLQYLANYNVQNDDTLVPIGATAVYPLPLYSTKHTDLAQVPQGGQIVIPNDAVNQARALNVLQSAGLLKLTDGGTTTSTPADVDRAASKVTVTPVDAAQTAANLPSADGAIVNNNFATAANLTADQVLYGEDPDSDAAKPYINLFVARADQAQDPAYATLVRIYHDQQVLDAARKDLGADGVFRDNTPEDLQQTLAGIEQQLRAG
- a CDS encoding SDR family oxidoreductase, giving the protein MNPHPRDEMRDYRGRDLLAGQVALVTGGDSGIGRAVCVAFAKEGADVALAYLSEDGDAEHTAELVRAQGRRCLTLRGDLGDAGHCAEIVRRTVDELGRLDVLVNNVATQEPYDSLSDITDEKWLRTFEVNIHSFFRVTRAALDHLPDGGAIINTGSVNGLRGNPTLIDYSATKGAVQSLTHSLAQSLTGRRIRVNCVAPGPVWTPLIPATMPADTVAGFGEQTPMGRAAQPDEIAPSYVFFAAPALSSYYTGEVLAPVGGETMPG